From Rutidosis leptorrhynchoides isolate AG116_Rl617_1_P2 chromosome 3, CSIRO_AGI_Rlap_v1, whole genome shotgun sequence, a single genomic window includes:
- the LOC139896895 gene encoding uncharacterized protein isoform X2, with translation MDSGNSQRRNARSSSGRTRLPGLEADQELTSDDRERLRETMFLFQNPEILRAGVRNDPRLREIVDQNPQILENLNNPAILRQEIDNIQQKLNGTPSTRLPGNLTEAAIYVMNNPDVAHEIVRNNPGMREEMVNGGPEFFRKLLNDLDPQTRETLTNPQLYNEMMSNLRAAAPQNQLTKPKPPAAATTTTGGTAAATIALKPTVTLNVRVLNGPTFSVKASLEATVDLFKFVLQKTCQVPAREQRLVFNGRIFYKDENTLKSYGFEG, from the exons ATGGATTCCGGCAACTCTCAACGCCGTAATGCGCGGTCTTCAAGTGGAAGGACCAGGTTACCCG GCTTGGAGGCAGACCAAGAGTTGACTAGTGATGATCGTGAGAGGTTGCGAGAAACGATGTTCCTTTTTCAAAACCCAGAGATTTTGCGCGCAGGGGTGCGTAACGACCCTCGATTGCGTGAAATCGTTGATCAGAATCCACAAATCCTTGAGAACCTCAACAATCCCGCCATCCTCAGACAAGAAATCGATAATATCCAGCAGAAACTCAACGGGACTCCAAGCACCAGGTTACCCG GTAACTTGACAGAAGCAGCGATTTATGTGATGAACAACCCAGACGTTGCGCATGAGATTGTGAGGAACAACCCTGGTATGCGTGAAGAAATGGTCAATGGTGGTCCAGAATTCTTTCGCAAGCTCCTCAACGATCTCGACCCCCAAACAAGGGAGACTTTAACAAACCCCCAACTCTACAATGAAATGATGAGTAACTTGCGTGCTGCCGCCCCTCAAAACCAGCTCACTAAACCTAAACCTCCTGCTGCTGCAACCACTACCACTGGTG GTACAGCAGCAGCTACTATTGCATTGAAGCCAACAGTGACATTGAATGTACGGGTTTTAAATGGGCCCACTTTTTCTGTTAAGGCGAGTCTGGAGGCGACTGTGGATTTGTTCAAGTTTGTTCTTCAAAAGACTTGTCAAGTGCCAGCTCGAGAGCAGCGGCTTGTTTTTAATGGGCGGATTTTCtacaaagacgaaaataccttaaAGAGCTATG GCTTTGAAGGCTGA
- the LOC139896895 gene encoding uncharacterized protein isoform X1 — translation MDSGNSQRRNARSSSGRTRLPVGLEADQELTSDDRERLRETMFLFQNPEILRAGVRNDPRLREIVDQNPQILENLNNPAILRQEIDNIQQKLNGTPSTRLPGNLTEAAIYVMNNPDVAHEIVRNNPGMREEMVNGGPEFFRKLLNDLDPQTRETLTNPQLYNEMMSNLRAAAPQNQLTKPKPPAAATTTTGGTAAATIALKPTVTLNVRVLNGPTFSVKASLEATVDLFKFVLQKTCQVPAREQRLVFNGRIFYKDENTLKSYGFEG, via the exons ATGGATTCCGGCAACTCTCAACGCCGTAATGCGCGGTCTTCAAGTGGAAGGACCAGGTTACCCG TAGGCTTGGAGGCAGACCAAGAGTTGACTAGTGATGATCGTGAGAGGTTGCGAGAAACGATGTTCCTTTTTCAAAACCCAGAGATTTTGCGCGCAGGGGTGCGTAACGACCCTCGATTGCGTGAAATCGTTGATCAGAATCCACAAATCCTTGAGAACCTCAACAATCCCGCCATCCTCAGACAAGAAATCGATAATATCCAGCAGAAACTCAACGGGACTCCAAGCACCAGGTTACCCG GTAACTTGACAGAAGCAGCGATTTATGTGATGAACAACCCAGACGTTGCGCATGAGATTGTGAGGAACAACCCTGGTATGCGTGAAGAAATGGTCAATGGTGGTCCAGAATTCTTTCGCAAGCTCCTCAACGATCTCGACCCCCAAACAAGGGAGACTTTAACAAACCCCCAACTCTACAATGAAATGATGAGTAACTTGCGTGCTGCCGCCCCTCAAAACCAGCTCACTAAACCTAAACCTCCTGCTGCTGCAACCACTACCACTGGTG GTACAGCAGCAGCTACTATTGCATTGAAGCCAACAGTGACATTGAATGTACGGGTTTTAAATGGGCCCACTTTTTCTGTTAAGGCGAGTCTGGAGGCGACTGTGGATTTGTTCAAGTTTGTTCTTCAAAAGACTTGTCAAGTGCCAGCTCGAGAGCAGCGGCTTGTTTTTAATGGGCGGATTTTCtacaaagacgaaaataccttaaAGAGCTATG GCTTTGAAGGCTGA